The Vitis riparia cultivar Riparia Gloire de Montpellier isolate 1030 chromosome 3, EGFV_Vit.rip_1.0, whole genome shotgun sequence genome includes a region encoding these proteins:
- the LOC117911790 gene encoding bifunctional dihydrofolate reductase-thymidylate synthase-like, producing MASDTVVSLPNGNANIQPDPQRTYQVVVAATRDMGIGKDGKLPWRLPSDMKIFKDITMTVSDTVKKNAVIMGRKTWESIPLEHRPLPGRLNVVLTRSGSFDIATAENVVICGSMASALELLAASPYCLSIEKVFVIGGGQILREALNAPGCDAIHITEIETSFECDTFIPAIDSLVFQPWYSSFPLVENNIRYSFMTYVRVRSSADESQIQNNGDSGLESIKFDIKKFSFLPKMIFERHEEYIYLRLVEDIILNGVQRDDRTGTGTLSKFGCQMRFNLRKTFPLLTTKKVFWRGVVEELLWFISGSTNAKVLQEKGIHIWDGNASRDYLDSIGLADREEGDLGPIYGFQWRHFGASYIDMHADYTGQGFDQLLDVINKIKNNPNDRRIILSAWNPSDLKLMALPPCHMFAQFYVSHGELSCQMYQRSADMGLGVPFNIASYALLTCMIAHVCGMHLPCSGDFIHVIGDSHVYRTHIRPLQEQLQKLPKPFPILKINPQKKNIDSFVAADFQLIGYDPHQKIEMKMAV from the exons ATGGCCAGTGACACTGTTGTGAGCCTTCCTAATGGCAATGCCAATATACAGCCTGATCCACAGAGGACGTACCAAGTTGTTGTGGCTGCAACTCGAGATATGGGTATTGGTAAGGATGGGAAACTACCCTGGAGATTGCCTTctgacatgaaaattttcaaggacATTACTATGACTGTATCAGATACGGTGAAAAAGAATGCAGTTATAATGGGTAGAAAAACATGGGAAAGTATTCCTCTTGAGCATCGGCCTCTGCCTGGCCGCCTAAATGTTGTTCTGACTCGTTCTGGAAGTTTTGATATTGCAACTGCAGAGAATGTTGTAATATGTGGAAGCATGGCTTCTGCTTTGGAACTATTAGCCGCATCTCCCTATTGTCTATCCATTGAAAAAGTGTTTGTTATAGGAGGTGGCCAGATACTAAG GGAAGCTCTCAATGCACCTGGATGTGATGCTATCCACATTACAGAAATTGAGACAAGCTTCGAATGTGACACTTTCATCCCTGCTATTGATTCCTTGGTATTTCAGCCTTGGTACTCATCCTTCCCATTGGTGGAAAACAATATTCGTTATTCTTTCATGACTTATGTTCGTGTGAGAAGTTCTGCAGACGAATCCCAAATCCAGAACAATGGTGACAGTGGGTTGGAAtccattaaatttgatattaagaAGTTCTCTTTCTTGCCCAAGATGATCTTTGAGAGGCATGAGGAATACATCTATCTGAGATTGGTTGAAGACATCATCTTAAATGGTGTTCAAAGGGATGATAGGACAGGGACTGGTACTTTATCAAAGTTTGGTTGCCAG ATGCGGTTTAATCTACGAAAAACTTTTCCGCTTCTTACAACTAAg AAAGTATTTTGGCGAGGGGTTGTTGAAGAACTACTGTGGTTCATCAGTGGCTCAACAAATGCTAAG GTCCTACAGGAAAAGGGAATTCATATATGGGATGGCAATGCATCCAGGGACTACCTTGATAG TATTGGCTTGGCAGACAGGGAAGAGGGTGACTTGGGACCCATATATGGGTTCCAGTGGAGGCACTTTGGTGCTAG CTATATTGACATGCATGCTGACTATACTGGCCAAGGATTTGATCAGTTgttagatgttattaacaagATCAAGAATAATCCGAATGATCGACGGATTATCCTCTCAGCTTGGAATCCTTCTGATCTCAAATTGATGGCACTTCCACCCTGCCATATGTTTGCACAG TTCTATGTAAGCCATGGGGAGTTATCATGCCAAATGTACCAGCGATCTGCTGACATGGGTCTTGGTGTGCCGTTTAACATTGCATCTTATGCGCTCTTAACATGCATGATCGCTCATGTTTGTGGTATGCATTT ACCTTGTTCTGGTGATTTCATCCATGTTATTGGGGACTCTCATGTTTATCGGACTCATATCAGGCCTCTGCAGGAGCAGCTTCAGAAGCTTCCTAAACCTTTTCCA ATTTTGAAGATCAATCCACAGAAGAAGAACATTGATTCTTTTGTGGCAGCTGATTTCCAACTCATAGGTTATGATCCTCATCAGaaaatagagatgaaaatgGCGGTATAG